A DNA window from Mastomys coucha isolate ucsf_1 unplaced genomic scaffold, UCSF_Mcou_1 pScaffold21, whole genome shotgun sequence contains the following coding sequences:
- the Atp4a gene encoding potassium-transporting ATPase alpha chain 1: MGKAENYELYSVELGTGPGGDMAAKMSKKKAGGGGGKKKEKLENMKKEMEINDHQLSVSELEQKYQTSATKGLRASLAAELLLRDGPNALRPPRGTPEYVKFARQLAGGLQCLMWVAAAICLIAFAIQASEGDLTTDDNLYLALALIAVVVVTGCFGYYQEFKSTNIIASFKNLVPQQATVIRDGDKFQINADQLVVGDLVEMKGGDRVPADIRILSAQGCKVDNSSLTGESEPQTRSPECTHESPLETRNIAFFSTMCLEGTAQGLVVSTGDRTIIGRIASLASGVENEKTPIAIEIEHFVDIIAGLAILFGATFFVVAMCIGYTFLRAMVFFMAIVVAYVPEGLLATVTVCLSLTAKRLASKNCVVKNLEAVETLGSTSVICSDKTGTLTQNRMTVSHLWFDNHIHTADTTEDQSGQTFDQSSETWRALCRVLTLCNRAAFKSGQDAVPVPKRIVIGDASETALLKFSELTLGNAMGYRDRFPKVCEIPFNSTNKFQLSIHTLEDPRDSRHLLVMKGAPERVLERCSSILIKGQELPLDEQWREAFQTAYLSLGGLGERVLGFCQLYLNEKDYPPGYTFDVEAMNFPSSGLCFAGLVSMIDPPRATVPDAVLKCRTAGIRVIMVTGDHPITAKAIAASVGIISEGSETVEDIAARLRMPVDQVNRKDARACVINGMQLKDMDPSELVEALRTHPEMVFARTSPQQKLVIVESCQRLGAIVAVTGDGVNDSPALKKADIGVAMGIAGSDAAKNAADMILLDDNFASIVTGVEQGRLIFDNLKKSIAYTLTKNIPELTPYLIYITVSVPLPLGCITILFIELCTDIFPSVSLAYEKAESDIMHLRPRNPRRDRLVNEPLAAYSYFQIGAIQSFAGFADYFTAMAQEGWFPLLCVGLRPQWEDHHLQDLQDSYGQEWTFGQRLYQQYTCYTVFFISIEMCQIADVLIRKTRRLSAFQQGFFRNRILVIAIVFQVCIGCFLCYCPGMPNIFNFMPIRFQWWLVPMPFGLLIFVYDEIRKLGVRCCPGSWWDQELYY; the protein is encoded by the exons ATGGGGAAGGCA GAGAATTACGAATTGTATTCAGTGGAACTGGGGACTGGCCCTGGTGGGGACATGGCCGCCAAGATGAGCAAGAAGAAGGCAGGCGGTGGGGGAggcaagaagaaggagaagctgGAGAACATGAAGAAGGAGATGGAGATT AATGACCACCAGCTATCAGTGTCTGAGCTGGAGCAGAAGTACCAGACCAGCGCCACCAAG GGCCTGAGGGCGAGCCTGGCAGCTGAGCTGCTACTGAGGGATGGGCCCAATGCACTCCGGCCACCTCGGGGCACTCCTGAGTACGTGAAGTTTGCTCGGCAGCTGGCAGGTGGTCTGCAGTGCCTCATGTGGGTGGCTGCTGCTATCTGCCTCATTGCCTTTGCCATCCAGGCCAGCGAGGGTGACCTGACCACTGATGATAAC CTTTACCTGGCGTTGGCACTCATTGCTGTGGTTGTGGTCACTGGATGTTTTGGCTACTACCAGGAGTTCAAGAGCACAAATATCATTGCCAGCTTCAAGAATCTCGTACCCCAG CAAGCCACCGTGATCCGAGATGGGGACAAGTTCCAGATCAACGCGGATCAGCTTGTGGTGGGCGACCTGGTGGAGATGAAAGGCGGGGACCGTGTGCCAGCAGACATCCGCATTCTGTCAGCCCAGGGCTGCAAGGTGGACAACTCCTCGCTCACTGGAGAGTCTGAACCGCAGACCCGCTCGCCCGAGTGTACACACGAGAGTCCCCTTGAGACCCGCAACATCGCCTTCTTCTCCACCATGTGTCTGGAGG GCACAGCGCAGGGCTTGGTGGTGAGCACTGGCGATCGCACCATCATTGGACGCATTGCCTCACTGGCCTCGGGTGTGGAAAACGAGAAGACTCCAATTGCAATAGAGATTGAACATTTTGTGGACATCATCGCCGGCCTGGCCATCCTCTTCGGTGCCACATTCTTTGTGGTGGCCATGTGTATCGGCTATACCTTCCTTCGGGCCATGGTCTTCTTCATGGCCATCGTGGTGGCCTATGTGCCCGAGGGGCTGCTGGCTACTGTCACA GTCTGCCTGTCACTGACAGCAAAGAGGCTGGCCAGTAAAAACTGCGTGGTCAAAAACCTGGAAGCAGTGGAAACCCTAGGTTCCACGTCAGTTATCTGCTCAGACAAGACAGGAACTCTCACTCAGAACCGCATGACCGTGTCTCATCTATGGTTTGACAACCATATCCACACGGCGGACACCACAGAAGACCAGTCag GGCAAACGTTCGACCAGTCGTCAGAGACATGGCGGGCGCTGTGCCGTGTGCTCACCCTGTGCAACCGCGCTGCTTTCAAGTCTGGCCAGGACGCTGTGCCGGTGCCCAAG CGCATCGTGATCGGAGACGCGTCAGAGACTGCGCTGCTCAAGTTCTCGGAGCTGACGCTGGGCAACGCCATGGGTTACCGGGACCGCTTCCCCAAAGTTTGCGAGATCCCCTTCAACTCCACCAACAAGTTCCAG CTGTCCATTCATACCCTGGAGGATCCGCGTGACTCCCGGCACCTACTGGTGATGAAGGGCGCCCCGGAGCGCGTGCTGGAGCGTTGCAGCTCCATCCTCATCAAGGGCCAGGAGCTGCCCCTGGATGAGCAATGGCGTGAAGCCTTCCAGACAGCCTACCTCAGCCTGGGAGGCCTAGGAGAACGCGTTCTTG GTTTCTGCCAGCTCTACCTGAATGAGAAGGACTACCCACCTGGCTATACCTTTGATGTGGAGGCCATGAACTTTCCGAGTAGTGGCCTCTGCTTTGCGGGACTTGTATCCATGATTGACCCTCCCCGGGCCACCGTTCCTGATGCCGTGCTCAAATGCCGCACGGCAGGCATCCGG GTGATCATGGTGACCGGTGACCATCCCATCACAGCCAAGGCCATCGCAGCCAGTGTGGGCATCATCTCAGAAGGCAGCGAGACAGTGGAAGACATTGCCGCCCGCCTCCGAATGCCCGTAGACCAGGTTAATAGGAA GGATGCCCGGGCCTGCGTGATCAATGGCATGCAGCTGAAGGACATGGACCCGTCTGAGTTGGTGGAGGCACTTCGCACCCACCCTGAGATGGTGTTTGCTCGAACCAGTCCTCAGCAGAAGCTGGTGATTGTGGAGAGCTGTCAGCGCCTG GGTGCTATTGTGGCTGTAACAGGGGACGGTGTGAAtgactctccagccctgaagaaaGCTGACATTGGTGTAGCCATGGGCATTGCTGGCTCAGATGCTGCTAAAAATGCTGCCGATATGATCTTGCTGGATGACAACTTTGCTTCCATTGTGACGGGCGTGGAGCAGG GCCGATTGATCTTTGATAACCTGAAGAAATCCATTGCCTATACACTGACCAAGAACATTCCAGAACTGACACCCTACCTCATCTATATCACTGTCAGTGTGCCTCTACCCCTTGGGTGTATCACCATCCTCTTCATAGAACTCTGCACAGATATT TTTCCATCTGTATCCCTGGCATACGAGAAGGCAGAGAGCGACATCATGCACCTGCGCCCACGGAACCCCAGGCGTGACCGGTTGGTCAACGAACCCCTGGCTGCCTATTCCTATTTCCAGATTG GTGCCATTCAGTCATTTGCCGGCTTTGCTGACTACTTCACGGCCATGGCCCAGGAGGGCTGGTTCCCTCTGTTATGTGTGGGGCTGCGACCACAATGGGAGGACCACCATCTACAAGATCTTCAAGACAGCTATGGCCAGGAATGG ACATTTGGTCAGCGCCTGTACCAGCAGTACACCTGTTACACCGTGTTCTTCATCAGCATCGAGATGTGCCAGATCGCCGATGTCCTCATCCGCAAGACACGCCGCCTCTCTGCTTTCCAGCAGGGATTCTTCAG gaacAGGATCCTGGTGATCGCCATTGTGTTCCAGGTCTGCATTGGCTGCTTCCTGTGCTACTGCCCAGGGATGCCTAACATCTTCAACTTCATGCCCATCCG gTTCCAGTGGTGGCTGGTCCCCATGCCCTTCGGCCTTCTCATCTTTGTCTATGATGAGATTCGGAAACTTGGAGTTCGCTGTTGCCCTGGGA gcTGGTGGGACCAGGAACTCTACTATTAG
- the Tmem147 gene encoding transmembrane protein 147 — protein sequence MTLFHFGNCFALAYFPYFITYKCSGLSEYNAFWKCVQAGVTYLFVQLCKMLFLATFFPTWEGGIYDFIGEFMKASVDVADLIGLNLVMSRNAGKGEYKIMVAALGWATAELIMSRCIPLWVGARGIEFDWKYIQMSIDSNISLVHYIVASAQVWMITRYDLYHTFRPAVLLLMFLSVYKAFVMETFVHLCSLGSWTALLARAVVTGLLALSTLALYVAVVNVHS from the exons ATGACCCTGTTCCACTTCGGGAACTGCTTCGCCCTCGCTTACTTTCCCTATTTCATCACGTACAAATGCAGCGGCCT GTCTGAGTACAACGCCTTCTGGAAATGCGTCCAGGCCGGGGTCACCTACCTCTTTGTGCAGCTATGCAAG ATGCTGTTCTTGGCCACTTTCTTCCCCACCTGGGAAGGTGGCATCTATGACTTCATTGGG GAATTCATGAAGGCCAGTGTGGATGTGGCAGACCTGATAGGCCTAAACCTTGTCATGTCCCGGAATGCAGGCAAGGGGGAGTACAAGATTATGGTTGCTGCCCTAGGCTGGGCCACTGCTGAACTCATTATGTCCCG CTGCATCCCTCTCTGGGTGGGAGCCCGAGGAATTGAATTTGACTGGAAATATATCCAGATGAGCATTGACTCCAACATCAGTCTG gTCCATTACATCGTTGCATCAGCTCAGGTCTGGATGATTACACGCTATGACCTGTACCACACCTTCCGGCCTGCTGTTCTCCTCCTGATGTTCCTTAGTGTCTACAAGGCCTTTGTCATGGA GACCTTCGTCCACCTCTGCTCCTTGGGTAGTTGGACAGCACTGCTCGCCCGGGCAGTAGTAACAGGGCTGCTGGCCCTCAGCACCTTGGCCCTGTATGTCGCTGTTGTCAATGTACATTCCTAG